Genomic segment of Jaculus jaculus isolate mJacJac1 chromosome 6, mJacJac1.mat.Y.cur, whole genome shotgun sequence:
TCACATGGCCCTggagaggaacagaaccaaacAGGAACAGTGAAGGCAGGAATGAACAGGGCTCAGTCAGGACAGGGCCCCACGGAAGACACACTAGGAAGAGCCCTGCCCAGGCAAAAAGGACTGGGCAGCTTGGCAGCCCTTCGTAACTTGTGGAGCTAATGTCCTTGCACAAACATAAGCACAAGCAGAATCCCTGAAGGGCGATTTTGAGAAAGCAGCTCGGCTGAACTGCGAGGCGGGGACACACAATCCGCGTCCGACTCCTCCCTGTACCTCAGCACCTGCCACACTCACCTCAGGCCCAGGCCGGCAGCTTTGCCAGAACAAACCAGGCCCACCACTCCATATTtagaaagagaattttaaaacagagTCAAAAGAACGGAAATCGGTTATCTTTCCTCTTCCAGGGCAAGGAGAAGACCTCCTTCCCCACAGGAGCAAAACTATGGCTAGGAAGGTAGGCCCAGTCAGCACCTGAGCCTTGGGGAGACACAGAAAGGGCCCACAGCCCTCGGCCAGAggcaagtgcagcttgtgggccACAGGACCTGATGGCTAAGTGAGAGTActggttctgcaaacaagttctcATTTTTCCTGGAGATGATGTCCttgtgtctgcagcagctggctgGACAAAGTTCTACATTTTCAGAAAGGTGTGTTCCTGGGGTATTGGAAGGCAGCCTCTAGCCCCGTCTTTCTCCTTGGCACAGGCCTTATGACACTGAGGCAAGGGCGTGGCTTGGCACTGGAGCCTGTGATGGTCTTCATCTCTGTAAAGCTCAATGGCTCACAGGATGACAGGGGAGGAGACAACTGACTTGGGAAGATTCTTATCTTTCAGCTTCTCCCCCATTGAATCCTGCACACTCAGGACCACAGTTCACCAGACACTCACACTTACAACCAAGGAACCCAACTCTGAGTGCAGGCAGTTCTAGATATGTTGCTGTGACTTGCCCACTCCACATCTAACCTGCCCTAGTGCTTTTTCCAATCACTCTTCACTACTTCCAAGCTCCTTGTTGAGGTGCTCCAGCTTCCACACACGTGGGTTggtcaggaggatcagaaaggCACAGTGTAGCCAAGTCCCCTACTGGGATGGCCGCTGCTTGAAAGCAGGAAGGCTAAGGGGCCCGCAGCTGCCCAAGGATGGTGTAGACATCATCTGCTCCGCTCAGCTCCTCAAAGATTGGGATCAGGTTCAGCAACTCAGTATCTGCCATGTCATCAAACCAGGACTGCACAGGTACCTGGGCAGGAAAAAGTTCAGTCCATTGCCTTTTCCCTTCCTTGCCAGGACCTGCTACGCTAGTATGACCGGGTCACTCTGAGGTGGCGTGCTCTAGTGACTCGCACGATCCCAGCCCATTCCCCATCTCAGCCCTTAGTGCCACGGGGGCCCACCAGCTTCACTCACTGCGTTCTCTGGGTGGAAGATGTAAGATGCAGGTGAATTGTCCAGGATAAGGGTTTTCCTCAGGTCCCTCCCCAGGCGGCTGAGGTCTTTGACATAGCAGCCCTGGTGGAACACACAGGACTCCCGGAACAGGCGGGCCCGGAACACTCCACAGCTGTCCAGCAGGTCTGTCACAGGGTCGGCATACTGGGAAGAGAAAGGGGCCTTAACATGGATGCAGTGCTGCTTGCTCCCTTGTATCCTGAGGACAAGCAGACAGCTGCTGACCACCTACTACTGGCTGCTGTTCTCCCCTGCCCTCCGGTACCTTGGCCAGGCTGGCAGTGAAGAGAACACATTCAAAGAGCTCCCCCATTCGTCTCAGGAACTCATCCACGTAAGGCCTCTTGAGCACGTACACCTGGGGGAAGCAGGGTGGCTGGTTGGAATACCCTGCGAGGGAAAGGCAGCTGGCAGAGTAACAAGCAGGCTCAGACACTCCCACCCAGCCTCTAGGGCCAGACGGCTGGAACCTTCCGTGTCAGTCCCAAGCTGCATTACCTGGTCATCAGACTTCTGTGGGCTCAGCAGCACCAACCCTAACCCAGCTCAGGAAGCAAAGCACACACCATGTCCTAGGAGCCGTCTGTTTCCGTGGACCATCAGCTGCCTCCAGAAACAAGTAATCAAGAATAGGCCTCGCAGATGGAAATAGCCTATCCTGGATTACTTGAATCCAGCCACAGCCGTTCAGGaagctttctgtgcctggctccAGCAGGACGGCCTGTCCAGGGCTCCTCCAGACAAGGACATGGGTATTTCCAGAAACATTTGCCCTCACAGGGCTTCTTTGAGCCTGAGTCACCATAAAGAAGTGTGCGCTTTCACAATCCTGCGCGTTCTGCTTTCAGAGGTCCTTCAGCTGCACGAGGCCCTCCCCCTCCAGTGGCGAGCTTGCTGCTTCCTGCTGTCAGCCTGCACAGGCTCTTCTAGGATCTCCTCAAAACCCCTTTCATCCACATCTCTGTCATAGTATGGGCCTACCGCAACCCCTCCTGGCCCAAATCACCCACCAACTCTCAGACCCTTTCTAGCTCTGCAGCAGGAGCTCCCTGCATGCGGCCACAAACTGCTCCTACCTTCTGCCATTCTCTACCCTTCATAAACAAGAGCCTTCCTCTTCTTGGCTACCCAGCAGGCTTGATCTCACCTGcctattcttttcttaaattcaCCTTGGATAGGCATCCCTCCTCTACTTTAATCTCACTCATTTTCTATTACTCATGACCTTCCTCATTGATCAGTTCacaatatgtatttgtgtgtttgcTGGGGGGATTCCCTCAATAGTCTGCAGGGATCATCCGCCCAGCAGATCACCTCAGTTGGGAGGCTGCTGTGCAGAAAGCTTCTAAAGGAGAGGGGATGTGATGACAACATGGAGTCTCAAGCCACATTCTCTAGGAGCCCCTGTGTGACCAGGCCATGCAAACAAGTGCCACACCTCCCAGGGCAGCTACTCCACGGTCCCTGACCCTCAGGCCAACGAGCAGGTCTtctgggcaagtgtgcagagtaCGTCTTCTCTTACCACCAATGCCACATGATCCTCAAGCCCAGACAGAGCAGGGTATGCTTGGTTGGAGCCTGGTCTTGTTTAGACTCCAGTGCTCTTCACTTTGACAGATGCATACCAAGAACTTACTCGGGCAGAATCCAGGGGAAAGACtcaaaggaagggaagacagaGAAGGTGTCACAGAGGAGTGAGgtctgggctggggaggaggcATCTCACTAGCTCTTCACAGGGGTGGGGATACAGAGGAGGGCCTTCCAGGCACAGAACAACCACTCCTGGTCTCGTTGCCTATAACAGGCAGAGACACCACTATtgaggaataaagaaaatgtagtaaATCCTAACAGTTCTGTCTCATAAAATGTGGGTTTGTCTACTTAGTGGGGATCAAGGTATGATGGTTATGACTactattaaaaaatgtaaacattagccgggcatggtgacacacactttaaatcccagcacttgggaggcagaggtgggaggattgctgtgagttcgaggccaccctgagactacataatgaattccaggtcagcctgggctagatagagtgagaccctaccttgaaaaaccacaaaaggaaaacaacaacaaaaacccagtaaACATTCTTTCAGATAGTCAGACCACAGAGAGGAAAAGGAGTGACAGCTAGAGgggcttccagggcctccagctactgcaaatgaactccagatgcatgtgctaccttctgcatctggcttatgcaggtactggggaactgaacctgagtccttaggcttctcaggcaagcgccttaaccactaagccatctctccagccctgaaattattttttaagatgagAAATCCTTGAATGTCAACACTACCAATAAAACAGGAGGCTGAAGTTACAGAAAAAGGGATAGCTGAAGGAACGAACACAAATCCTGGGAGAACAGAGGCACTCAGTGAGCAGAAAAGGCCCCCACTCAGGTGGGGCTGCGTGTGGCCTGGCAGGTAGCTCACCTGGTGAGTGGTCCCCTCAATCTCtacaggcactatgaagtcagcATTGTTGATTGGCTGAAAGTtaagataaacaacagtgaactCAGGGTAGAGGCAAGAAGCACCTGCCACAGCCTGATGGGGGCAGAACTTAAAGAGACTCTGGGAAGCTCCTCCTGCCAGCCTACTTAGTGGTGCCAGCCCAGTACAGGTGCCATATTCCCATCTCCTCACTCCGTCCACACCCCAAATCCTACTTAGCAGAGACTTGGCATTTTTTGaaccatgatcctcctgccttagcctctcaaatGTTAGGATCACAGTCGGACGTGGCGGCacaaccctttaatcccagcactgaagaggaagaggtaggaatggtcacgtgagttctaggccagattgaggctacatagtgaattttgggccagcatgggccagagcaagaccctacctccaaaatcaaaacaagggctgaagagatggcttagcaataaaggcactaagttcgattccccaggacccacattaaaccagatgcacaaggtagtgcatgcatctggagttcatttgcagtggctggaggccctgggacgcccattctctatctaccccccccaaataaatattaaaaaataaaaataaattaaaaaatgttaggGTTACTAGtgttccatcatgcctggcttaaggcTTTCAAATCAGATTCAGTGACTTTAGGACTACCTTATAATGGAGTTCTGGTGGCTTTCTGTGCTACGTAGCTATAAGCAAATGTAGCCTTGTGGGTAGTAACTTGGAGGGGAGCAGATAGATAGTTCTTCCTCAACATTCTTCAGTATGGCCTCTGGATATCTGTGACTCCAAGGGTAGCCTGTACTTTCCCTTCTGGTCACTCTTGTTCGTTTTTGGTGGTActggggttgaacccaggacctcctaTCTGCTGAGAAAGTGCTttgccactgaactatatccccaactGTCTTGTCCTCTagccactttttgttgttgttgtttgctttttgttttttcaaggtagggtctcactctagctcaggttgacctggaattcatggaattcactatgtaatctcaggctggccttgaactcacagcagtcctacctcagcatcttgagtgctaggattaaaggccatcACACTCGGCATCCTCTGGCTACTTCTCTCTTCACCTTTAAACTACCTTACAACATCTGTTATGCAGTTCATATGCAGGCCAAAGATGGAGTAGAAAGATTCCACATGCTGACTTACTTTAAAGGAGCTATGCACAAGGGTTTCATCTAGGTCAATGACCACGCAGATCCTTCCTTGATCTTCTTCTGTCACCTCCGGGAGCAGGCAGGTCCCAGGGATCTAAAACCAGAGCCAGGCTGCTGTGATGTGTTCACCAAGAAGCAAGCCCAATTGTTTCCTTCAGAAGAACTCTTCTGGAAAGGGTTGGGCTGCCTGTAGAGACAGAATCACCAACCCAGGACAAGCACTGCTTAAAGGCAAACAGAGGCAGTTGGTTCTAGCCTTCCATGGAGACTATTACGTGACAGAAATATGAGGTGGCAGCTAGGGCTGGTGTGAGGTGGGGAGCAGTGGTGACAAGAACATGAATGGCTGTCCAAGGCTTACTGGGGGCCTTCAGTAAGTACTTAGCACAAATGACTTCCCAAGCAGGAAGGTAGCAGAAAGTGAGAGCACTGTCCTGCCTGCCAGGTTAGCTGGGGACCATGTGTCAGCCATATTCACTTACCTGATAAAACTGGTACTGGAGACACTGGAGCAGATCAGACTACGGAGAGAAGGGAGGTGGTTAGGTCAATTCATACATTCCTCCTGTCCTATTCAAGCCACTGCTTCTGCCGCCCCTAGATCTAGCAGTGCCTCACATGACGAAAGTGGCCTTTTTTAGGAGCTGGGCTGGCAAGGGGAAAAGCCAGAGCTTTCTTTCCACATTAAACCTGATAGAGGCTAGGGAAGATGGTATCCTTGTTCTCAGCTTCCAAGCCTCTTGGTTGGACAAAGTGAGGAACAGAGAGCTCAGAGGCTGATTCAAGGACTTGAGTCTTCATTCTCACACTATGACAGCCTTCTTGCTTAGTCCTTAAACCTAGTTTCCCTTTGAGAATATAGGTTTCCCCTGGGGCAGGGTCTAGGGGAAACAATGAATCATCACAAAACATTAAGTAAGCCACTGTGGGTACCCAAACTGTGAGGGAGGGTAGTGCTGAGAGATCAGTATGACCTCCCTTTTCACCTTTTGACAGTATTAAGTGTtatgagaagggctggagaaattggcttagcagttaaggcacttcctacaaagccacaggacctaggttcaattccccaggacctatgtaagtcagatgtacaaggtggtgcatgagtctgcagtttgtttgcagcagctgaaggcacccattctctatcttcctctctctctcaaataaataaaattaaatttaaaaaagattcacACATGATAGggacatttgcaggaaaaatgtataaaatgttgacattttagtgtttttcttcaagtttttagGTGAATACTTTTTTCCatgttaatatataattttcCATCTGCCTTTTGAGTTAATGATACAACACACTAATTTTTATGTCACTGAAAGTACGTAATAATTGGGAATGCACAGTAATATTTGGTCCTGtttggaaagaaaagaacagcTAGCTTCACTGCTTCAGAGAGAGGTATCAATGGTATTTGGGGAAGAATATTATCTTGTTGGTTGAGGCTGACTCCATCCTAAAAATGCTAGCTATACCTACTGGTCATGTGATAATAAAAAAgcaaggctgggcgtggtagtgcacaactttaatcccagcactcgggaggcaaaggtaggaggatcgtaagtctgaggccagcctaagactacatagtgaattccaggtcagcctgagctagagtgagaccttaccttgaaaaacaaaacaaaacaaaaaccaaaaccaaaacaaaaaacaacaacaaaaaaaaccccacacaatTTCCAAATATCTCTAGCTGGTACAAATGCATGCAGTTCTAAAGGGTTATAAAGAGCATGACAAACTTTTAATTCCTTGATCTCTGCAAGGAAAGTCACTTAGAAGGCAGCTATTATAAAAGAGAACACCAAACATAGGCTCCAGAGCCAGAGATCTGAGTTTCAATCCTGAGAGCACCAATGATTCCCCATGGCTCCTCAGGAAGTCTGTACAGCTCTGGAGTTTCACTTTCCATAGCTGCAAAGTGGGACTCTTTCTGTGGGGATGCTATGTGGCTCACGTGACACTGCACACAAGGTACCTTTCAGAGTCCTAGAAACCACAAGGACATCTAGATGGCTCCCTAGAAGGAGATGGACTGACTACTAAGGGAAAGGCAGGAAGGACCCTGGGCCACAAATCTTCATGACTTCGGCTGAGGTGAGAATGTCTGCTATCTATGGACTCCCTTGCTGACCGGTATGCACCACCGCATCCTGGTACCttagcaatggtgttagcttccTCCTTGTATGCAGTGAGCTCAGTGGAGGAGCTGGACTGGCCAACATGCTGGGCACGAAAACAGCAAAAAAGGGCCTTGAAGATGTTCCGGCCACGAGGCTTCTTAGGAGAGGACTTGGAGACTAGACCTAGAGAAAAGATTAATAACAAAGGCATTAGCTACAGGGACATTAGACTATCAGCAGCTAAcctgtgctcatattctctccagTCTGGAAGCTCTGCCCCGCACAGTACATGCCTGCTAAACAACCACATGTGGTGACAATGAAGCGTGCATGCTTGTAACATCTTCTCTTTAAAGCAGTGATCCCCGCACTCTGGCTTGGGAAATGGAAGGCCTGAGCTGCCCAGGACTTGTTCTTCATTCTATGGGAGTGGGGCACAAAGATGGGCCAAGGCACTTACATGGATGTTTTGCTTGTGTGGCTACAGCACACTGAAGAGGCCCTCAAAATTAATTCAAGAGGACCCAAGTCTCTGAGAAGACTACCAGTTCTAGATAAGAGGGTCACCTTCCCCTTGGAGTCGGGGAGCAGCAATTCACAGCAGTGTCCGCTTCTCTAGATGCTGGGCCAAAGACAACGGAACTGAGTCCAAATTGCCTAAAAACTCCAGGCTAGAAAttaccaaaccaccacaggtcctaaggaagaaggaattgttaaTAACCTTGCCTCCCCTTTCCATGCTCCAGCCACTTTCCTTAACATTGTCTTTCCTGGAGACACAAAGCCTAGTTGGAAACAATTGGATTAAGTCCATGGACCATGCACATCCACACCCCAGGTCTTAGGCTGAGGCCTCTCCTAGACTAGCTGCTCTACCCTACCTTGACCATGTGGGCTTTGGAAGAACAAAGGTATTTCAGTATAGGAAGCTTGGCAAGGCAGCCCCAGAAAGTTCAAGCAGATATAAAAGCTAGGGGCATTATAGGATTGACAGGAAAAGGACGTGAGATCTGCCTTTGCAAGTTCTGTTGCTTCAGATGACCTGCTTTACCAACTGTTGAGCAAGTGGGAAGATGGGAAGGGCACTGTGGCCGGGAGGTGGTGCTCTACAACCACTCACAGAATGGTCCCCAGTCCTCCAGAGCTTAAGCAGAAGGTCTCTCCCCAGCCACACCAGTTTAAATCATGAGACAAACTAGCGCAGGCCTGTCTTTGTGAGGGAAAGGAGAAACAGAATGAAGGGAAGACACCAAGGTGTGGGGGAGCAACTCAGCTGAGCCCAGCCCTCAGGTCCTGCACAGAGGAGGCCCTTTCAGAACAGGTAATGGAAGTGCCACATCCAATGACTGGGCAGCCTGAGACTGAGGTAGATGAGAGAAAACCAAACTTCCTAGGACCAAGGTGGAGAAATGGCCCGAACACAGCAGCTAGTCAAGTGAATTAGCCGCACCCAGAGGGCACAGGACATGCTACCTATGCAGTCAGGGCACCCCACTCCTGAGTTATGCCTCTGCTATGACCCACGGGAACCTTGCCTTTCTAGTAGTTAGCATGAAAACCTAGACACCATTTTGAAGCTTCCAGCTGTACAGGTATGAAGAATCAAGATTTCTTTGGGCATTTTGTCCTGAAGTTGTGCTGGGGACATACCTCAAAGCCTTCATGGAGACCAAATCCAGCACTTAGCAGCAGAATAGGGCATTCCCTGGACAGCCCCCAACACACTATTCTTAATCTATGCAGAAACAAAAGGCAGCTTTCCCACCTGCCTGTTGGCTCACATTCAATTGTAAACTCAGGGACTCAGCAGATGCTGAACAAAGCTCCAAGCCCAATGCCGAACCAttgctttttctttggtttatggtTTCTTCATGCAGAACCACAATTGGAGGCTTAACCCTGCACAGAACTTTTCTTAAAAGGCCACATAACCCAGGCCTTTCCTGAAGAGAGGCCACCTCAGGAATGTGCTCAGCATCTTAGTGACAGAAGCCGTGAAGGCTGAGTAATCATGAGAGGCAGAGGGTGAAAGGGGCAGCTGGCTGGGGCCATGGAGAGGCCTTGCCTGTGCCCACTGCAGGAGGCCCACCAGACAAGTGCCCTGTCCCTATGTGGGAGCTTGGGCGCCAGGGGATAAGGGTCTTCTCAAAAGCATAATGTAACCAACAGCTCTGCATTCTCAAGAGATCACAAATGCACTGACTTTGGGAGGAGCTCTTGAAGCAAAATACCAGGAACAGCAAGGTCAACCCccactccctctccttctccctctcccttccctccacccTTCTTCAGGCTGCCTGTCAGCCTCACCTTTACACAAACCCTCCTGAGAATTCATCCGCCCGGCTTCAGCTTCCTCCAACACGGCTCCCTGCACAGTCTGTTATGGCCTCACAACCTATAGGCAACAGCCTTTGGCCTCAGTGTAGCAGGTGCATAATAAATTTCACTGACCAAGACTGTGCAGAGCCTCTGTCACATCTATAGAACTAGGACCTGGAGAAGCCTCCACTAGTCTGTCATGGCACAGAGAATTAGAATCAGAAAAGGCCTCCTTCATGTGCAGAGAGGAAAGTGGCACTGAGAGAGCTGTGTGCCTGGGGCTTGCAAGCCCCTAAGTCTTTTGGGGCCATAACCATGCTTACAGAGCACCAGAGATGTACCAGGCCTGTGTTAGGCACTTGACATTGTAACCACCTTGACTTAAAAACTTCCTACAAACCCGTTTGTAAGTACTACTTTCCCAATGTATGGAAGGGTATCTGAAGCACAGATAGGCTAAGCAACTTGCCGAAGGTCAGGAGGTCTGACATTAACACCACTATCAGTCTGAACCTAGAAACAAGGCTCTTAAGTGTTTCCCAATGGGGCCTCTGTCATTCCAGGGACACTGCACATATTCACTCATGCAGCTACTACTAGGCTTGGGAGCAAATTCAAAGTCTCTTCTTGGAACTTTTGCTCTATTATTCTCTAGGATGGGCTAGCAAAAACTCCGTTTGGAATCTAGGTCCCCACGTCCAGTGCAAGGCTCTGTGAGTCTACTCCTGAGAAGCAAGCCCTCAACGTGTGCATACCTACCGGGGAAGGAGGCCTAGGGCGAGGAGTGTGCTTAAGGGTCAAGGGGAACTACAGACTAGAATGGGGTCAACATGAGCCCAAAGGGCTTTCaatggttctttttctttctcaaggtaagttctcgctttagcccaggctgacctgaactcactatgtaatctcagggtgaccttgaactcacagagatcctcctaacctctgcctcctgaatgctgagattaaagatgtatgaAATCACACCTGATTGAATGACTCTTTTCAACCAACTCTCTATTACATGCCAGACAGACAGGTGCAAACCACCCTCAAGCCCACCTGATGGGGAGGAGTACCTCTCTCCAGGACAGGAACACTGGGCACAAGAAGATATACAGGCCTGAAGGGATCGCACCGCATGCGGCTTCGCTGGCAGGGAGGACAGGATTCCAGTGGGGGTCTGGAGCCCCACACCAGCTGCTCTCCCCCTTCACCTGCCCCTCCCCAGCTGTACCTTCCCTGTGGACACACAGCCGTCACCTCCCGTCTGCTCATGATATGTTCTCCCTGCCCCAAACCTTGAGGTTAGGGCTGGGTGTTGGAGGGACCAGTAAATACCCAATTACGGGACTACTCTGACTGGAAGGGCAGAGGCTGAGGACAAGGCCGCGCCCCACCCTGCACCTCACTACTGAAGGCTTTCTACTGAGGCAGGCtgcaggggaggggaaggagggtgatGAGAGAGGTATCTCTCTATTCAGACGGCTGTCTGGGCTCAGGTCCAGTCTTGGGTTCCTCATTTATAAACTGGGATACAAGGCCTGAAAGGATCAAGACTTAAGAGGAAGGTCCTATGTGAACTCTAAATGCCCTGCTTGTTTTAACTATCTAATTGGCAATAGACTGGTCCTCATTCATGGACCTCTAATTGGGGACATTGTAGTCTCATTTCTGGAGACCAGCAATGGTAAGATTAGGAGCTTCTCCcaccttcatcttttttttaaagattaaaaaattgttttttaattattattattgtttttttgaggtagggtttcactctagcccaggtgacctgaaattcactatgtagtctcaggctggtctagaactcatggtgatcctcctacctctgcctcgtaggtgctgggattaaaggtgtgcaccaccaccgcctggctcaaaaaaaaactaTTCGTTTATTAGGTGggggaatatgggcatgccagtgcctccagccactgcaaacaaaccccagatgcatgtgccacactgtgtatgtatttggcttatgtgaattctggggaagtgaatcaggcacgcaccttaaccactaagccatctctccagccctcccaccttCATCTTAATGGCTGAAGTTCAAGACtcaaggaggagggaagaatTACCATGAACAAGTTTCATAACTACCTCATATCTTCTCCCCAAGACACCAAAAGCTTTGTTTCTGTTCTCAACCCCACTGAATGGTACTCACAAATGCTGGCAAATCAGGAAAGGCTGTCCTACTTGATCTGATCACCTCCTTCTCCCCACTGATGTGCCTCACTGCCTCAAGAAGAACCagccagagagggctggagagatggcttagcagttaaggtgcttgcctgcaaagccaaaggaccaggttcgactccccaggacacacataagccaaatgcacaaagtggcacaagtgtctggagttcgtatgcagcggctggaggccctgaagcgcccatcctctctctcaaataaagatcacacattttaaaagaagCACCAGATAATAACCCTACCTGCCTGTGCCATGTAACAAGcaagtgcatacacacatgtgtgcatacatacaggAAGACCAGCCTTATCAGGGCAACACTATTTTTAACCTTATGAAGGTCAGGTCTGGTTGCCAACAACACAGCTTAGTGCCCCAGCAAAGGACTCCTCACAGGAGATCCGTGTGGGACTGGGCAGAAGACAATCCCTAGAGCTATGAGATTTTATTAAGCTTATTCACTCACAAGGATGCTTTCTTGGCTCACCAAGTATTTGTGCCCCATGCCCCTCACAGCAAAGGTCACAGCTGGCTATCACTATGAAATGGCCTCTCTGAGCAGCTTCCCTCCCTTTATTTGGAGGAAGGAGAATATTTGGAGCATTTCCGGCCTTTCTTGGCTAGCTgcctaggctttgcagccaagacACATCTGATTGGGGCTCCCCCTGGAGAGGAGTCCTCCCAGGTTGTTGCAAGAGGCATCTGTGCCTTGGCTAATGGACAGGCTCTGCACAGCCAG
This window contains:
- the Ctdsp2 gene encoding carboxy-terminal domain RNA polymerase II polypeptide A small phosphatase 2, with the protein product MEHGSIITQARREDALVLTKQGLVSKSSPKKPRGRNIFKALFCCFRAQHVGQSSSSTELTAYKEEANTIAKSDLLQCLQYQFYQIPGTCLLPEVTEEDQGRICVVIDLDETLVHSSFKPINNADFIVPVEIEGTTHQVYVLKRPYVDEFLRRMGELFECVLFTASLAKYADPVTDLLDSCGVFRARLFRESCVFHQGCYVKDLSRLGRDLRKTLILDNSPASYIFHPENAVPVQSWFDDMADTELLNLIPIFEELSGADDVYTILGQLRAP